From one Coffea eugenioides isolate CCC68of chromosome 11, Ceug_1.0, whole genome shotgun sequence genomic stretch:
- the LOC113752095 gene encoding farnesoic acid carboxyl-O-methyltransferase-like: MACETQANEVVTLLSPTNDDILMFLLISSKMRDFWKQVVQEATFYSRDTSNVAREMIKEAIVEKLDTKSLSSASNRLCIADLGCSVGPNTFFAVQNIIDAIENKHKSEYDGSHKLEFQVFFNDHASNDFNTLFTSLPLERQYFSAGVPGTFYDQLFPSSSIHFAHSSYSLQWLSKVPEKLLDQNSSSWNKGKIHCAGASDEVVNAYAAQFEKDMGIFLNARAKEIVPGGMIVLVIPGIPDEVHPSELPAGILFNFLGSSLVDMANEGILNEAQIDSFNLPIYSASPKEMASLVKINGCFSIESMEVTDPRSKIHDPMKCSKGL; the protein is encoded by the exons ATGGCATGTGAAACTCAGGCAAATGAAGTGGTTACCCTGTTGAGTCCTACTAATGATGATATTCTAATGTTTCTTTTGATATCTTCAAAGATgcgtgatttttggaaacaagttgtTCAGGAAGCAACGTTTTATTCT AGGGATACGTCAAATGTTGCCAGAGAAATGATCAAAGAGGCAATTGTTGAGAAGCTTGACACCAAGAGCCTGAGTTCTGCCTCTAATAGACTCTGTATCGCAGACTTGGGATGCTCAGTTGGACCAAATACTTTCTTTGCTGTGCAAAACATAATAGATGCCATAGAAAACAAGCACAAATCTGAATATGATGGTTCGCATAAGCTTGAATTTCAGGTGTTCTTCAATGATCATGCATCCAATGATTTCAACACCCTTTTCACTTCTCTCCCACTTGAAAGGCAATACTTTTCAGCAGGAGTGCCAGGCACCTTCTATGATCAGCTGTTTCCATCATCTTCCATCCATTTTGCACATTCGTCTTATTCACTGCAATGGCTCTCTAAGGTGCCAGAAAAGTTGCTTGACCAAAATTCTTCTTCTTGGAATAAGGGGAAAATACACTGTGCAGGTGCCTCGGATGAAGTAGTCAATGCTTATGCAGCTCAATTTGAAAAGGATATGGGGATTTTCCTGAATGCAAGAGCTAAAGAGATCGTACCAGGAGGCATGATTGTACTTGTCATACCAGGTATCCCTGACGAGGTGCACCCTTCCGAGCTACCTGCTGGCATTCTGTTCAACTTCCTTGGATCCAGTCTTGTGGATATGGCTAATGAG GGAATCCTCAATGAAGCTCAAATTGATTCCTTCAACTTACCAATTTATTCTGCATCTCCAAAGGAGATGGCTTCGCTGGTGAAGATAAATGGTTGTTTCAGTATTGAAAGCATGGAGGTGACGGATCCTAGGTCCAAGATTCATGATCCAATGAAATGTTCAAAAGGACTATAA